In Hymenobacter gelipurpurascens, one DNA window encodes the following:
- a CDS encoding cyanophycinase: MKKDKPLGKLIAIGGNEDKGTYPNPRTKKKYYLNFFELGILKRVVLESGKTDPRIEVITTASMIPEEVARVYVSSFDMLNCHNVGIMDIRVPQDALQPEYVERLKVADVVMFSGGNQSRLTEMFGGTEFLRTLKERYRKQPNFIIAGTSAGAMAMSQTMIKGGSVPDALMKGAVKMGTGLGLIDCVVIDSHFVKRGRFGRLIEAVALHPKLIGIGLGEDTGVLITDGHLMETIGSNLVIIMDGHKLEHNNAAAAAKGTAISIENMLLHALVKGNVYDVHEREFYPSLNLRLQASESVALTAGQGANEPASSGM, encoded by the coding sequence TTGAAAAAAGATAAACCTCTCGGCAAGTTGATTGCCATTGGTGGCAATGAAGACAAGGGCACTTACCCTAATCCGCGCACCAAAAAAAAATACTACCTCAACTTCTTCGAGTTGGGTATACTGAAACGCGTTGTGTTGGAGTCGGGCAAAACCGATCCGCGCATCGAGGTAATCACAACGGCCTCCATGATTCCGGAGGAAGTAGCGCGCGTGTATGTTTCCTCCTTCGACATGCTCAACTGCCACAACGTGGGCATCATGGATATTCGGGTGCCGCAAGATGCGCTGCAGCCAGAATATGTGGAGCGCCTGAAAGTGGCCGACGTGGTGATGTTCTCCGGCGGCAACCAGTCGCGCCTGACGGAAATGTTCGGGGGCACGGAGTTTCTGCGCACGCTGAAGGAGCGGTATCGCAAGCAGCCGAACTTCATCATTGCGGGCACTAGTGCCGGGGCTATGGCCATGTCGCAAACCATGATTAAAGGCGGCAGCGTGCCGGATGCTCTGATGAAGGGCGCCGTGAAGATGGGCACTGGCCTAGGCCTCATCGACTGTGTCGTTATCGACTCCCACTTTGTGAAGCGCGGCCGCTTTGGTCGGCTCATTGAGGCGGTGGCCCTCCACCCTAAGCTCATCGGTATTGGGCTGGGTGAAGACACTGGCGTTCTGATTACGGATGGCCACCTGATGGAAACCATTGGCTCCAACCTGGTCATCATCATGGATGGTCATAAACTGGAGCACAACAATGCGGCAGCGGCGGCCAAAGGCACTGCTATTTCCATCGAGAACATGCTGTTGCACGCGCTAGTAAAAGGCAACGTGTATGATGTACACGAGCGCGAATTCTACCCCAGTTTAAATCTGCGGTTGCAAGCCAGCGAGTCTGTAGCCCTTACGGCCGGGCAGGGTGCGAACGAGCCCGCCTCCTCCGGCATGTAA
- a CDS encoding helix-turn-helix domain-containing protein, with the protein MVERIREILTGRQLTPTQFADSIGVARPIVSHILSGRNKPSLEVVQKIITAFPDLSIPWLLSGTGAMLAAASDPASLIPVPSVAAERTKASSKAAVARPVAPEVPEVQRTAPTLSSPPEITSQQVAPVFQGPVVRLSSEPNPAAVNTPVKVAVADTVVTRPPAQDTLPLPSAVSVAQQPVAKADKEAETMAKAFAEPGKTIRRIVIFYHDGTFSDFQPEKSDL; encoded by the coding sequence ATGGTTGAGCGTATTCGGGAAATATTAACGGGACGGCAGCTTACGCCTACTCAGTTTGCTGATAGTATTGGGGTGGCTAGGCCTATTGTAAGCCATATACTAAGCGGGCGTAATAAGCCTAGTTTGGAAGTGGTCCAGAAGATTATTACGGCCTTCCCGGATCTTTCTATCCCTTGGTTACTAAGTGGCACAGGCGCTATGCTTGCAGCTGCGTCTGACCCGGCTTCCCTTATTCCCGTGCCTTCCGTAGCCGCCGAACGTACCAAGGCCTCCAGTAAGGCTGCAGTAGCGCGTCCGGTGGCTCCAGAGGTACCGGAGGTGCAACGTACTGCCCCAACTCTTTCCAGCCCCCCTGAAATTACCTCTCAGCAGGTAGCCCCCGTTTTTCAAGGTCCAGTAGTTAGACTGTCTAGTGAGCCTAACCCGGCAGCAGTTAACACCCCAGTGAAAGTCGCCGTAGCAGACACAGTAGTTACTAGGCCACCAGCGCAGGATACTCTGCCGTTACCCAGTGCAGTTTCTGTTGCGCAGCAGCCCGTTGCGAAAGCTGACAAAGAAGCTGAAACCATGGCTAAGGCCTTTGCTGAACCCGGTAAAACGATACGCCGCATCGTAATTTTCTATCACGATGGCACATTCTCTGACTTTCAGCCTGAAAAGTCTGACCTGTAA
- a CDS encoding L,D-transpeptidase family protein, with the protein MNETHQFSYFNTLCCWLLGLLLLTSTVSCSQDQKDQIKDALPGGLTKAGGAQPKLDSVYIVKYMSAEPKFKDQIEWAKKFYKERDFRLGWFRNHEVVPQAQTMLGVINKAADEGLDPKDYQTKDFTKLFAALNEAQSDSTKRNALEKEIDVALSGTYFNWASDFYRGTVNPRQTKSIDWNVKRNKIKLHKALMTILKERESTYPYYEFEPLHPEYDRLKKALADYRTVQRNGGWATIPAGTKLKPGASSPAVAALRSRLLGTEAVAPDASAMPVQSVSNKPGATIAAGTTAAPAHVYDEQLVAAVKEFQTLNGQKADGIVAGETLRLLNIPVSQRIDQIVLNMERWRWIPKKFEPSYLLVNIPDYTLHVVEDGKEAFNMRVIVGKTLNATPVFSDQMEFVVLAPYWNVPFSIIDKELRPKLEADAQGTLDRLDMEVVKGWGAKATPVDANSIDWANVNEKTWKYTLRRRPGPKNDLGDVKFIFPNSNDIYLHDTPHDELFSQNKRGFSHGCVRVAEPIKLAEYLLRNKPGWDKTAILDTIAGRREKYVTLPEKLPVYLVYFTTWVDENGKVNFREDIYGHDKSLAKEYFN; encoded by the coding sequence ATGAACGAGACACACCAGTTTTCATATTTCAACACCCTTTGTTGCTGGCTGCTGGGCCTGCTGCTGCTCACCTCCACGGTGTCGTGCAGCCAGGACCAGAAAGACCAGATCAAAGATGCGCTGCCAGGTGGCCTCACCAAGGCTGGCGGCGCGCAGCCCAAGCTCGATAGCGTGTACATTGTAAAGTACATGAGCGCTGAGCCGAAGTTTAAGGACCAGATTGAGTGGGCCAAGAAGTTCTACAAAGAGCGTGACTTCCGATTGGGCTGGTTCCGCAACCACGAAGTGGTACCCCAGGCGCAAACGATGCTCGGTGTCATCAATAAGGCTGCTGATGAGGGCTTAGACCCTAAAGACTATCAGACTAAGGACTTTACAAAGCTTTTTGCCGCCCTAAATGAGGCGCAGTCTGACTCTACCAAGCGCAATGCACTGGAAAAGGAGATTGATGTAGCCCTTTCAGGTACCTACTTCAACTGGGCTTCTGATTTCTATCGGGGTACCGTAAACCCGCGCCAGACCAAGAGCATTGACTGGAATGTGAAGCGCAATAAAATCAAACTTCACAAGGCCCTCATGACCATCCTAAAGGAGCGGGAAAGCACGTATCCTTATTATGAGTTTGAGCCTCTGCACCCGGAATATGACCGTCTGAAAAAGGCGTTAGCCGACTACCGGACTGTTCAGCGTAACGGGGGATGGGCAACCATTCCGGCTGGTACCAAGCTTAAGCCGGGAGCCAGTTCTCCGGCAGTAGCGGCCTTGCGTAGCCGCTTGCTAGGCACTGAGGCCGTAGCTCCAGACGCTTCTGCGATGCCGGTGCAAAGCGTGTCAAACAAGCCAGGCGCTACTATTGCAGCAGGTACTACTGCCGCTCCTGCTCATGTTTATGACGAGCAATTGGTGGCGGCTGTAAAAGAATTCCAAACCTTAAATGGTCAGAAAGCCGATGGAATTGTAGCCGGGGAGACCCTGCGTTTGCTCAACATTCCGGTCTCTCAGCGCATCGACCAGATCGTGCTGAACATGGAGCGGTGGCGTTGGATCCCGAAAAAATTCGAGCCCAGCTACCTCCTAGTGAATATTCCTGACTACACCCTGCACGTGGTTGAGGATGGGAAAGAAGCCTTCAATATGCGTGTAATTGTGGGCAAGACGCTCAATGCAACGCCGGTCTTCAGCGACCAGATGGAGTTTGTGGTGCTGGCTCCCTACTGGAATGTGCCCTTCAGCATCATCGATAAAGAACTGCGTCCGAAGCTAGAAGCCGATGCCCAAGGCACGCTTGACCGCTTAGATATGGAGGTCGTGAAGGGCTGGGGCGCGAAGGCAACCCCCGTTGATGCAAACAGCATTGACTGGGCCAACGTGAACGAAAAGACGTGGAAGTACACCTTGCGTCGTCGCCCCGGACCTAAGAATGACCTCGGCGATGTGAAGTTCATCTTCCCTAATTCTAACGATATCTACCTTCACGATACTCCCCACGATGAGCTGTTCAGCCAGAACAAACGTGGGTTCAGCCATGGTTGTGTGCGGGTAGCAGAGCCAATAAAACTGGCGGAATATCTGTTGCGCAACAAGCCCGGCTGGGACAAAACGGCCATACTGGATACGATTGCCGGACGCCGTGAAAAGTACGTGACCCTTCCCGAGAAGCTCCCGGTTTACTTGGTGTACTTCACCACGTGGGTAGATGAAAACGGAAAAGTCAACTTCCGTGAAGACATTTACGGACACGACAAGTCCCTCGCGAAAGAGTACTTTAACTAG
- a CDS encoding M1 family metallopeptidase — protein sequence MPHTPAPTTPHYITDPHSYARPAEVSVHHLDLDLTVDFTTQTLAGHATWQLANAAGATELLLDARSLAIEAVLLGGPEGEPTSFTLGEDDPVLGQSLRIAIRPDTAAVTIRYQTTPGAAALQWLAPEQTAGRQHPFLFTQSQAILARTWIPCQDSPGVRFTYDASVQVPAELLALMSAENPQQLAPSGKYHFRMTQPVPAYLMALAVGHLAFEPLSARTGVYAEPTTLPTATSEFVDLENMVVAAEDLYGPYRWERYDLLVLPPSFPFGGMENPRLTFVTPTILAGDRSLTSLVAHELAHSWSGNLVTNATWNDFWLNEGFTVYFERRIMEKLYGRPYAEMLQVLGHSALLHTIEELGTNSPDTHLHLQLAGRDPDEGLNEIAYEKGDYLLLTIEHLIGREALDTFIKEYFARHSFQSMDTDSFVAYLRQELFTHHPGLEQQLQLDAWINEPGIPSVAPPVSSARFAAVEEALQSWQKGTPAAGLATSEWSSHEWVHFLHGLPSKLTQEKLAELDAAFGFTKSGNSEIVAAWFPHTIAAGYSPADEALHQFLVRVGRRKFLVPLYKALLATPNGKARAQRIYAEARPNYHAVASVTFDALLGKPI from the coding sequence ATGCCCCACACCCCAGCACCCACTACTCCGCACTATATCACCGACCCGCACAGCTATGCCCGGCCTGCTGAGGTAAGCGTGCACCACCTGGACCTCGACCTAACGGTTGATTTTACCACCCAAACCTTGGCAGGCCATGCCACTTGGCAACTGGCCAATGCTGCCGGAGCCACGGAGCTGTTACTGGATGCCCGCTCGTTGGCTATTGAAGCAGTACTGCTGGGCGGGCCAGAGGGCGAACCGACTAGCTTCACACTGGGAGAAGACGATCCGGTGCTAGGCCAGTCCTTGCGCATTGCCATTCGGCCCGACACGGCCGCCGTTACTATCAGGTACCAAACTACGCCGGGAGCGGCCGCGCTCCAATGGCTTGCTCCCGAACAAACCGCCGGTCGGCAGCACCCTTTTCTCTTTACTCAGTCACAAGCCATTTTGGCCCGCACCTGGATTCCGTGCCAGGACTCGCCGGGTGTACGCTTCACGTACGATGCCAGTGTGCAGGTGCCTGCCGAGTTGCTGGCCCTGATGAGCGCAGAAAACCCGCAACAACTAGCCCCCTCTGGGAAGTACCACTTTCGCATGACCCAGCCCGTGCCGGCCTACCTCATGGCGCTGGCTGTTGGCCACCTGGCATTTGAGCCGCTAAGCGCGCGAACCGGAGTTTATGCGGAGCCAACTACCCTCCCAACTGCCACCAGTGAATTTGTTGATCTGGAAAACATGGTGGTTGCGGCGGAGGACTTGTACGGTCCTTACCGCTGGGAACGATACGATCTGCTGGTGCTGCCTCCCTCCTTTCCCTTCGGTGGAATGGAAAATCCGCGTTTAACATTTGTAACTCCTACCATTCTAGCCGGCGACCGAAGCCTGACCAGCCTGGTGGCGCATGAGTTGGCCCACTCCTGGTCCGGCAACCTGGTTACGAATGCCACCTGGAACGACTTTTGGCTGAACGAAGGCTTCACGGTATACTTTGAGCGCCGGATTATGGAGAAGCTTTACGGCCGCCCCTATGCCGAGATGCTGCAGGTGCTAGGCCACTCCGCCCTACTCCATACTATCGAGGAACTAGGTACCAACAGCCCCGATACGCACCTGCACCTTCAGCTGGCCGGGCGCGACCCCGATGAGGGCCTCAACGAAATTGCCTACGAAAAAGGCGACTACCTCCTGCTCACGATAGAACACTTGATTGGTCGTGAGGCCCTCGATACGTTTATCAAGGAGTACTTTGCTCGCCACAGTTTCCAGAGTATGGACACCGATTCGTTTGTGGCTTACCTGCGGCAGGAGCTGTTTACTCACCACCCTGGCCTAGAGCAGCAGTTGCAGTTAGATGCCTGGATCAATGAGCCCGGTATACCATCGGTGGCGCCGCCGGTTTCGTCGGCGCGATTTGCGGCGGTAGAGGAGGCGTTGCAAAGTTGGCAGAAGGGCACACCCGCGGCGGGCCTAGCCACCTCAGAGTGGAGCAGCCACGAATGGGTACACTTCCTGCACGGACTGCCGTCCAAGCTTACTCAAGAGAAGCTCGCTGAGTTGGATGCTGCATTTGGCTTCACGAAGTCTGGCAACTCCGAAATAGTAGCCGCCTGGTTTCCGCACACCATCGCGGCCGGCTACTCCCCCGCCGATGAGGCTCTGCACCAGTTTCTGGTTCGGGTGGGCCGCCGTAAATTTCTGGTGCCGCTCTACAAAGCCTTGCTGGCTACTCCCAACGGGAAAGCGCGGGCCCAGCGCATCTACGCCGAAGCCCGTCCGAACTACCACGCTGTAGCGTCCGTTACTTTTGATGCGCTGTTGGGCAAGCCCATTTAG